The Pontibacter korlensis sequence CTTGTGGAGACCTTGTACGGAAGTCCACAACCTGTAGTAGAGCTTAAAAAGCTACGGAAAACCTTTGTGTATGATAACCTGAAGGTACACCTGGACCAGCTTGAAACCCTTGGTTACTTTGTAGAGGTAGAGGCGCTGGATATAGACGGCTCCTATGGACTGGAGCACTTGCTGGAGCTGTGTGAAAGTAGGAAAGAGCTGCTTCAGCTGGAAGATGAGGACCTCGTACAGGAAGACTATCCTGTACTTCTTAACCAAATCACTAAATCAATCAATCCAAACAATAACTACAACAAATGACCCTGCTCGACGGAAAAAAGACATCCGAAGCCATTCAGAATGAAATTGCGGCCGAAGTTGCTGCCATTAAAGCAAAAGGAGGAAAGATACCTCATTTGGCTGCCGTACTTGTAGGTAACGATGGCGGCTCTGTTACCTATGTTACCAATAAAGTTGCTACCTGTGAGCGCATAGGTTTTGGCTCTTCACTTATTCGTTACGAAGACACAGTAACTGAAGAAGAACTCCTTAACAAAATCAAAGAGCTGAATGAGGATGAGGAGGTAGACGGGTTTATAGTACAGCTGCCCCTGCCAAAGCACATCGATACCGAAAAAGTGATCGAGGCAATTGACCCAAAGAAAGATGTTGATGGCTTCCACCCAACAAACGTAGGGCGTATGGTCGCTGGCTTGCCAGCTTACCTTCCGGCTACTCCTGCTGGTATTCTGCAATTGCTGCAGCGCTACGAAATCGATACCAAAGGCAAGCACTGCGTTGTTGTTGGACGCAGCAATATCGTAGGTACTCCTATGAGTATTTTGATGGCTAAGGGAGGTTACCCAGGCAATGCCACCGTTACGCTTTGCCACCGCAACACTGTTGATTTAGCTTATCATACCCGCCAAGCAGATATTATTATTGTTGCCGTTGGCCAGCCAGGCCTCATAACCGCTGACATGGTGAAAGAAGGAGCCGTGGTGATAGACGTTGGTACAACCCGCGTACCTGATGCTAGCCGCAAGTCAGGCTTCCGCTTGAGAGGTGACGTTGATTTTGATAATGTTGCAGAGAAGTGCAGCTACATAACGCCTGTACCAGGTGGTGTTGGACCACTCACCATTGCCATGCTGATGACAAATACCTTAAGAGCATCGAAAAAAGAAGTTTACGGGTAACCATTTCGAAGCCCTCTCTTTAAACAGGAGAGGGTTTTTTGTTGCCCCTACTTAACCAACTGTCATTGTACACGCTCATTCCAGCATCACCCCGGAACAGAACATACACTATGCCTTGTTGCTATTTTGATTAACTTTACGGGTTCTGCTTGGTTAAGCATAAATAAACTATATACACCACCAGAACAAGTATAAATGGCTGTACTTAACAAGTTAATACAGCCTGAGGAAGAATAGCATTGGAAGAGACAAAAACATTTAAGACCGCCTCTATACATCAGGTGCCGAAAGATGGCAGTCTGTTGCCACTAATGGAGGCTTTTTATACAATTCAGGGAGAAGGAGGTAACACTGGTACAGCTGCATACTTTATCCGTTTAGGAGGCTGTGACGTTGGTTGCCACTGGTGTGATGTAAAGGAAAGTTGGGATGCAGAACAGCACCCGCTTACACCTATAGAGGACATAGTGGAAACTGCAGCAGCATACCCTGGTAAGGCAGTTGTAATTACAGGTGGCGAGCCGTTGCTCTACAATTTGGCTCCTTTAACAGAGCAATTACAGGCACGGGGCATTAAAACGTTTATAGAGTCCTCAGGGGCATACGCTGTAAGCGGCAACTGGGACTGGTTCTGTCTTTCTCCTAAGAAATTTAAACAGCCTGACCCTTCTGTATATCCTTTTGCAGATGAGCTAAAAGTAGTTATCTTTAACAAGAGTGACTTTAAATGGGCTGAGGAGCATGCTGCCAAGGTAGGAGAGAGCTGTAGTCTTTACCTTCAGCCGGAGTGGAGCAAGGCCCAGGAAATAACGCCGCTCATTGTTGAGTACGTAAAAAACAATCCGAAATGGCGTGTCTCGCTGCAGACACACAAGTACATGGACATTCCGTAAATCCTGATGAAGTATAAACCGCTGCTAACCGCTTTCCTGCTGATGCTGGGAACAGCCTCCATGGCGCAAACATCAAAACTCAGCACCACCTCAGCTAAGGCAGAGCGTTTATACGAAAAAGCAGATGCCTATGTGCGGGCAAGAGATTTTGATAGAGCACTGCAGAGCCTGAACGAAGCTATTGAAAAGGATCCGAAGTTTGCAGAGGCATACATCCGCGCGGCCAGCTTATATAAGATTTTGGGCAACAAAGCAGCTGCATTTGAAAACCTGGAAAAAGGCCTGCCCTTGCTTCCATTTTCTAAGGGGCAGTCAAACAATTACTATGAGTTCGCTGAATTATATTTCGACAGAGGGAATTATCAGGCAGCGAAGGAATGGTATGAAACATTCCTGAAAACAGGCTCTACTAATGCAAAGCAAGTAGAGTGGGCGCGACGTCAGATTAAGACAGCCGCCTTTGCGCAGGAGGCAATGGAGCAGCCTGTACAGTTTAACCCGGAGCAGTTGCCAGGTACGCTGAACAGGTTTGGTCTTCAGTATTTCCCTTACACAACCGCCGATCAGCGTTATTTTATCTATACCGCCAGGCAAAGTGGACGCCCTGACCATGATGAGAATATTTATGTAAGCGAGAGGAAGGGAGAGGAGTGGCAGGCACCCGTTTCTATCTCTGATAATATTAACTCACCAGCTAACGAGGGTGCTGCTACAATTTCTGGCGATGGTAAAACACTGGTTTTTACTTCCTGCAACCGTCCTGATACCCAGGGTGACTGCGATCTCTATATTTCATTTAGAACAGGCAGTGAGTGGAGCAAGCCTCAGAATATGGGTAAGGCTGTAAATTCCAAAGCCTGGGATTCCCAGCCAAGTTTGTCTGCCGACGGAAGAACGTTATACTTTACCTCCACGCGCGGTGGCGGTGTAGGAAAAGAGGACATCTGGGTAACGCACCGCAACGATGATGGGTCTTGGCAGAAGCCGGTAAACCTTGGGAGAGAAGTTAACTCTACCGGGCGTGATATGGCTCCATCCATTCACATGAGTGGCTCAACTTTATACTTTGTAAGTGATGGCCACATTGGGCTGGGTGGGCTAGACATCTTTAAAACAAACCTAAAGGAGAACGGGAAGTGGACTGAACCACAAAATTTAGGCTATCCGTTGAATACCCATGCTGACGAGGGGTCCCTCTTCATTACTCCGGATAGTGAAATTGGTTATTACTCCAGGCAAGTAAACACAGATGCCGGTGTGCCAGGTATTCAGCTGTACCGCTTTGATGTGCCGACAGAATGGCGCAGCCGTGTTAACAGTACCTATGCCCAAGGCCGCGTATTTGATGCTGATTCAAAGAAACCTATTTCCGCACAAGTACAACTGTATGATGTAGAGGCAGATTCTCTGGTGCAGCAAGTTGGCTCAGATAAGGTTTCAGGCGAATATACTGTAGTACTAACGCAGGGTAAGCAGTATGCCTTATATGTGTCGGCTCCTAACTACCTGATGAATAGCCGAAGCTTCGATTATACTTCTTCCAAAGCTTTATCTCCTATAGCTTTGGATGTTTACCTGGAACCTATCAAATCAGGAGCTGCCATGGTGCTTAGTAATCTCTTTTTCGATACAGGTAAATATGCGCTTGAGAAAAAGTCTAAGACGGAGTTAGACAAGCTGGTTACCTTTTTGCAGCAAAACCCTAAAGTGAAGATTGAAATCTCTGGCCACACGGATAATGTTGGCTCCGATCAGGCTAACCAGGTCCTGTCAGAGCGTCGTGCCAAGTCTGTTGTAGACTACTTAGCCAGCCACGGTATCAGCAAAGAGCGCTTCCGACACAAAGGTTACGGCGAGACAAGGCCTGTAAAACCGAATAAATCCGAGGAAGATCGGCAGATGAATCGGCGGATAGAGATGAGAATACTATAAAACAGAAGGCGGTAAAGCATCAGATGCTTTACCGCCTTCTATTTTAAAAGTTCATATTTTAAACTATACTCCCCAGGTATTTGGAGATTTGCGCCATTCAGCCAAAGTATCCATAGCAGATTCCTGAATGTATCCTTGTTTAGCGGCAGCCTCTACTAATGCGCTGTAGTTGCTCAGGCAGTGCAGCGGAATACCAGCATTATGGAAGTTTTCTTCTGCCAGGGCAAAGCCATACGTAAATATAGCGGCCATGCCTACTACTTCAGCTCCTGCAGCTTTAACTGCTTCGGCAGCTTTGAGCGAACTGCCACCGGTAGAGATCAGGTCCTCGATCATTACCACCTTCTGGCCTTCCAGCAGGCGCCCTTCAATTTGATTACCCATTCCATGCTTCTTAGGCTCCGGACGAACGTAAAGAAAAGGCATTTCCAGTAAATCAGCTACCAGTGTACCCTGCGCAATGCCTGCAGTGGCTACACCAGCTATGGCTTCCGCATCGGGATACTGCTGTTTTACAAGCTCAGCTAGCTGTTGTTTAATGTAGCTGCGTATGTACGGGAAAGAAAGCGTAACGCGGTTATCACAGTAGATTGGGGAGTTCCAGCCGCTGCTCCATTTAAATGGCTGCTCCGGTCTTAACTTCACGGCCTCAGTTTCGAGCAGGAATGAGGCTACCTGATGTGCTGTTGTCGTAGAATCCATGGCCCGAAAATACATAAATAATCTTCCTTTTTAAGGCTGCGTATTTTGTTTGAGCCGATTTATTTTTTGTTTTGTATAAAATATGCTTCTGCTGAAGCACCCAAACTGAATGAACGTTTTTATCAACGATATTCCGCTAATCCTAAAAAAAGCTACGGACAAGGTTTATAAGCATGAGTATGACCTTATTCTTAAGTCCTCAGAACACTTTACCTCTAAAGACCTTGTAGGAGATGTGCTGATCAAAGATGCGGATCCGCAGCTGATAGACCGCCTGGTGCGGCTGATGGAAGTAAAGAAGCTAAAAAAGCTTCGGTCGCTTACGCTTGTGGCTGACAAGAAAAAGAAACTGATTGAGCACCTAAAAGATCAGTTTAAAATAGTAAAAGCTGCCGGAGGCTTGGTATTGAAAGACGGAAAGATTTTGATGATCTACCGCTTGGGCGTGTGGGACCTGCCAAAAGGAAAGCTAGAGAAGAAAGAGAAAGTACAACAAGGTGCCCTGCGAGAAGTAGAGGAGGAGTGTAATATAAAGGTTGAGATAGCAGAAAAGCTACCAAAGACCTGGCACTCTTATGCCTACAAGGGCAAAAAGATACTGAAGAAAACAAGCTGGTACCGGATGGAGTGTACCGACGACAGCTTAATGAAGCCGCAGGCGGAGGAGTTTATTGAGGAAGTACGTTGGATGAGTCCTGAAGAAGTGATGGAAGTGCTGCCAAAAGCCTATACTTCTATTGCCTTCATCATCCAACACTATCTGCAATCTCTGAAAACCGGAAAGGTATAAATTCGTCCACGTTGCCGCCAAAGCGATGAATCTCTCTGATGATTGATGAGCTGATGGCGGCAAGGTGTGGTGAAGTAATCAGAAATACACTCTCCAGGTCATGATTTACATGACGGTTTGCCTGCGCAATAGTGTTTTCATACTCAAAGTCGGTAGTGTTACGCAATCCGCGTAGCAAAAACTGAGCACCTATCTCACGGGCGTATTCAGCTGTCAATCCTTTGAAAGTCTCTACTTTGATGTTCGGCTGGTCTTCGAAAAGCCTTGTCATTACTTGGTGCATCCTCTCTATCGGGATGTATCGCTGCTTGCTGCTGTTATTACCTATAGCCACTACAACTTCGTCAAAAAGCTTCGCTCCACGCATTACCACATCATAATGACCATTAGTAAAAGGATCAAAGGAACCAGGAAAAAGGGCAATTCTTTTCATGAGCTAGGGTTTGTATGGAGCTAAAGCTGTTAAATCAGCATCTGCTACAAAAGCTTTAATTACTTAGAGGGTGATATTGTTTAAAAGGTTTCTCCTGTAACCTGAAAAGCATCAGCAGGCCTATTCACATAGATGAAGGCTGTAAAGCTCAAAGTACCGGTGCTCGAACAGGTCGTGAAACTTATAGCTATACTCTATATCTGAAGGTTTTTTGCCTAGCTTAATCTGGCGAATATACTTCTGCAGGATGTTGAACAGGGAAGAATCATGCGTGATGTCGCCCCAAACTGTTAAAGTCTCCTGCTCAGGGTTCATCTTCTGCTCCTGCATAATGAAGATGATATAGTATATAAAATCCTCAGGGCTTACATAATTGAAAATATTGCAAAACTCCAGTCCTCCCGGGCCAATCACCAGCAAGGTCACGTAGTTCCTCTCCACAAAGGCATACATGCTGCGAAGGTTAGTACGCGGTGTCTGGTGCAATATACTCCGGATTAGGGAGCTGGTGACGTGCACTATCTGCAGCGGCTGCTCCGGAAATAAATCCTGCAGTGCCTGGTGCAATCCTTTATCTATGGCAAAGATATTTATTGCCTCCAGGCCATTATGACGGTAGTAAAGCACCTCATCCTGCACAGGATTGATATCTGAATGCAGGCGCAGGTAGTCCTGCAGGTGTGCCGGGTCATAAAGGGTTTCCGGTACCAGGGTGAAATGCTGGTTACTCACCGAAACACGTACTAGGTTCCAGTTTTGCTCCTGTAGAAGTGGGTTTTCCTGCGCTATCAGGCGCAGCTGCTCGCCAATCTGCATTGGAGAAAAGATTGTTATCAACTCGTAATCCTCCAGCACCACAAACTTGTTACGCTCTGTGTTGGCTACTGCAATGCGTATTGCTTTTTGGCTGAGTGCTATGTAAAGATTACACTGACTCGCCTGTGAGGGCGAGAAAGCCTCATCTTGAATCTTGTGTGAGAGCCTGTAGTGTGTGTTGATGGTGTTCAAGGTATCCTGTCGTCCTGTGTAAGCGATGGTGGGCATAACCGCCCTAGTGCAAGTATATAAAAATTATGGCAAAAGGCAGCGGTAGGTATACTATGGCATAAAATTATGAGGCAATCCCAGTAAGTCGTCTAACGAAAGCAAGAGCTGCAGTACCCTGTGTTTGTCCTGTCTGGGTATGTTTTGTAGTTCTTTTACACTCATCCACTGCACATGTTCAATTAGCTGGCCTTCTGCTTGTGCCTCTGGGTCATAGCCAGTTGCCAGCTCGCCTTCAAGAGTCTGCACCTCGAAGAAAAATTCAACAGCGTGTAGCGGCGGGTGCAGAAATTCGTTCACATAAAGAAACCGGCCAACTTCTACCTGCAGTCCTGTTTCCTCTAAAAATTCACGTTTCAGGCAGTCCTGCATACTTTCGCCGTACTGTAGTCCACCTCCCGGTGGTGCCCAAAACGCATAGTTATCAATGGTTTTTCCGTGTCGTACTACTACTAATTTATCATCTTTAATGCAGATACCGCATACGCGTATTCTGAGTTTATCAGCATAGGCGGCAGCATTAGGGTTTAAATCTGGCATGGTTGGTTTACGGGTGTTTTGGTCGTAAATTTACAGTATGATTAAGACGTATAATCCAGAATTTGAAGCTGACATACGTGAGAAGCTAGAGCGGCAGGAATTTATGAAGCTCATGGGCTTTAACGTAACAAAGATAGAAGAAGGTAGGGTAGAAGGCGAATTAACACTGGAGCAAAAGCATCGGCAGCATAAAGGCTTTGCCCATGGCGGCGTAATTGCTACACTGGCAGACATTGTTGCAGGTTTTGCAGCTGTAAGCCTCGTGCCAAAGAATCACCATGTGGTAACTGCCGAAATCAAAGTTTCATACTTCCACCCAGGCCTGGGTGACAAATTGATAGCAAAAGGATACGTTGTGAAGCAAGGACGAAAGCTAAACTTTTGTGAAGCAGAGGTATACGCGGTTAAAGGCCAGGAGCAACCCTTACTGATAGCCAAGGCAAGTACAACTATGGCTACTATCACCCCTGAAGATATTGCGAGAGTTAAGAAGTCAGAAGGATAATTAAATAACATCTTTATAACAGGTTAAACTCCTTCTCCTGATTCTTTTAGTAACTAATTTTGTTGTACAGGCGAGGGTTCTATACTCAACTCTCTAACCCTTTAACTTTTTTAACTTACACCATGCGCCCGGTAGAAGCCTTACGAAATAATTTTCCGTTTGAACCGACTGAAGACCAGGCGAAGCTTTTTGCTAAACTCGATGAGTTCATTCTGAATAAAGGGGAGGAGCGACAGGTGTTCCTGCTGAAAGGATATGCCGGTACTGGTAAAACGACAGTTGTTACCTCCTTGGTAAAAATACTCAACTCGTTTGGGTATAAGTATGTGTTGCTTGCCCCAACTGGGCGTGCAGCTAAGGTAATGGCCAGCTATAGTGGCCGCGCGGCTTTTACGATCCACAAGAAGATCTATCGACAGACGGCTAATCCTTTTTCAGAAGGACTTTCCTTTACCCGCCAACCAAACAAGTCTGATAACACTGTTTATATAGTGGATGAGTCCTCTATGATATCTGATGAAAGTGGCTTCGGAGAAAACGGTTTACTGCAGGACTTGCTGCAATATGTATTCGACAAGAAGAACAATAAACTACTACTGATTGGCGACACAGCACAGTTGCCGCCGGTAGGGCAGGCCTTGAGTCCATCTTTAGATGCAGAGTACCTGAAGCAGAACTTCCGCTGCCATGTGCAGCAAATTGAACTGCGCCAGGTAATGCGTCAGGCTGAGGCATCGGGCATACTCATGAATGCGACGCAACTGCGCGACCGCATGAAGCAGGAAAAGCTGGATATAAAGCTCTTTACCAAGGGCTGGCGTGACATCTACCGGATGACTGGCGAGAAACTGGAAGACGGGCTCCGCTATGCTTATGACAAGTTCGGTATCGAGAACACCATTGTTATCTGCCGATCAAATAAAAATGCTAATCTCTATAACCAGCACATCCGCCGCAGAATCTTCTTTGCAGAAGATGAGTTAGGTGTAGGCGATTACCTGATGATTGTGCGGAACAACTATTTTTGGCTGCCAAAGGACTCTGATATTGGCTTTATGGCCAATGGAGACTTTGTAGAGGTAACCAAAATTATCCGCTACGAAGACATGTATGGCTTCCGGTTTGCCGATGTTCGTATTCGTTTTGTAGATTACCCTGATGCGCAGGAGGAAGAGGTGAAAATAATGCTTGATACGCTTTACTCTGACGCTCCTGCCTTGCCAGCTGACCAGAACAAGAAGCTCTATGAGGAAGTGCTGCAGGATTATATGGATATCAAGACGAAAAAAGAGCGGTATAAAGAGCTGAAGAAAAACCCGTACCTTAATGCATTACAGGTTAAGTTTGCCTATGCCCTCACCTGCCATAAAGCGCAGGGTGGTCAGTGGCAGGCCGTTTTTGTGGATCAGGGCTTTCTGAAAGAGGATATGGTGAACGAAGAGTTTGCCCGATGGCTTTACACAGCCCTTACTCGCTCATCAGAAGAGCTGTATCTGCTGAACTTTAACGAACAATTATTAGTTGACTGACAAAAGAAAATCTTATTTTGCATCGTTTTTGATATAAAACAAGTATATACTTTATCGCATAAACTTTAACCCTCTACATAGATGAAAAAAGTAATCCTTTCTTTTGCATTCGCAGCCCTTATTGCTGGTGGCGCTGTAGCGCAGGAAAAACCTAAGGCAACTGCCCCTCAGGAGCAAGCTACAAATGGCCCTGCCCTGACATTCGAAGAAAAAGAATTTAACTTTGGCGACATTACGCAAGGCGATGTAGTGGAGCACACTTTTAAGTTTAAGAACACAGGTACACAGCCTCTTGTAATTGAGCGTGTGGATGTCACCTGCGGTTGTACTACTCCAGCTTGGTCTAAAGAGCCAATTATGCCTGGTAAAACTGGTTATGTTACGGCTAAGTTTAACAGTGCAGGCAAATTAGGCCAGCAGAAGAAAGCGATTACAGTACACTCTAATGCCGCTGATGGCGCTAAGTACGTGTACATAGTAACGAACATCAAAGAAAAGACCACAGCTAGCGCTGCTAAGAACTAAGCCTCAAAGCTTATCAAAGTATAAAGGCCACCTGAAAGGGTGGCCTTTTCTTTTTCTTAACCTAGAGGTGACATACATATTGTTATCTTTATATAAACACAGTCCATCTCATGGTTAAGAACAGACTTATAACTGCCTTTCTATTCCTATCCTGTATCGCCACCAAGCCAGCCAAAGCTCAAAAAGCAGAACAGGACGTAAACATAGCCTATGGTTTTGCCTCTTCTCCACTTATTACTAATGCATTCTGGCACTTATTTAGTGACAATACAAGGTTAAAGGCACTAGGCCCAATTTCAGCAGAATATAAATACCATGTCTCTGACAGGATTGTAGTAGGAGTCACTGGTTCCTTTGTCCAGATCAGTACGCGGTATAAAACCTCTAACACGCTGAGCTATCGCAGCAAGTACTATACACTGATGCCACAGTGTCTCGTATTTTTTGGAAAAAAGAACAAAGTAGAGGCTTATAGTGGCATATCATTAGGTGTAAATTATGCTACGGCTGTCGATACAGATTATGAACATATAAGAGAAGAGGTAATACGTGCGTCTTATCACCTTACTGCTTTGGGAGTTAGAACGACAAAGCGCACCGGTCTTTTTGCTGAAATGGGCTATGGGTATAAAGGGCTACTGAACGTGGGGCTGAGCCACAGGCTGACAGGGAGCAAAAAAAAAGCAAAGTATGACGTACATACTTTGCCTTACAAGTGAAATCAGCAGCTTATGTTTAAAGTGCTTTCAAAATAGCATAAAACAACGCACCCCAGCCAACTATCAGGAGTGTTCCTCCAATAGGCGTGATGGCTCCCAGCCAGGTAATGCCTGTAGCGCATAGTACATAAAGAGAACCAGAGAATACCAGCACTCCAAGAAAGAAGCACCAAGCAGCTACCTGTAGCGCTGGCTGTTGTACCTGAAATAACAACAAACCTACCGCCAGGAGCGCCAAAGTATGGTACATCTGGTATTTTACGGCAGTCTCGAAGGTGTCAACGCGGTTGGTGGCTTGCAGCATAGGCGCAAGCGCATGAGCACCAAAAGCACCAATAGCAACAGTCAGTGCACCAAAGGCACTGGCAATAAGTAGTATAGTTTTCTGCGTCACTGTTTTAAATATTTGCGTATGCCTGCCTTATAACAGGTGCCTGTAAAGGTACAACAGTGAGGGCTAAAAAGCACCCAAAGCCTATTTATTACTCCGCCTCCAGGGCCTCAATCAGCTGTTCTTCAAACTCTTCCTGGCTATCGTACTGCGTAAACTCCAGTGTTTTGTTTTCTGCTTTGAGTTGTGTTACCACGTCCAAAGCTACTACAAGCGGTTCAGCTTCTTTTCCCGTTAGGTCACTGTCCCAATCGGTACCTACAAGCAGCTCATCGCCATACATGCCTACGCACCAGTTCTCCAGGAACTCAACCAGGGAAATTGACTCAGGTTTGTAGTCAGACCACTCATCATCGGCACAGGCTGCTGCACCATCTCTAGAAGACCAGAACAAAATTACTTCTGTATCCTCAAATTCTGAGGAGCTGGAAGTTGCCCATGTGTCATTCTTAGTTAAGCCCCACACCTCTTCTGTTTGTACAACATGCTGGATAAAGGCTTTATATTTTTGCTCAATTGTACTCGCATGCTGTGTCATGTTTGCGCTCTGTTTTTGGTGAGAAATTTTATTTGCAGGCAAAATACAAAAAATATATATACTTCAAACTTATGTGAAGGGGGAGTGGTTACAGCTGGCTGAACAAATTTGGATAGTCTGAGATGATTCCATCCACTCCTAACTGCTTTAATCGCTGCATTTCTTTGAGATCGTTCACCGTCCAAGGTACCAGCTTCATGCCTTGCTCATGTGTTGCCTTTATAAGGGAAGGAGTAACAAGTTTAAAGTATGGGCTGTAGATGGTAGGGGTAAACCCCAGCTGTTCCAGGTTCTTCTCTAGACCTTTCAGGTTCTCTACCAGTAAAGCCGTTTTTATATCCGGATGCTTCTGATGCAGCACTTTAAGCGTACGCGGATCAAAAGATTGAATGATGACATACGGTCTTATCCCTTTCTCATCAATAACAGCCACTAACTTATCTATAAATTCTTCAGGTGCTGGGTGGTATATTCCATCTCCGGAAGGTTTTGACTTGGTTTCAATGTTGTAGAATACCTGCGCTAGACCTTTTTCCTTAATGTATGCCTGAGCTGAATCAATCACCTCTGATAACAAAGGCTTGTATGCTTTCATCAGCTGTTGCTCCGGAAACTTGCTGTAGTATTTAGAGCCTACATCAAAAGTACGAATCTGGCTGTACGGCATTTGGTACAGCACATATTTTTTAGCGTCTGCAGCCGGAATCTCCGCACCCGAGGGCAGCAACTCATGCTCCGGATTTATGAAAGGGTCGTGGGAGAGAAGCACCTGCCCATCCTGGCTGATATGTGCATCCATTTCCAACGTAGTAACTCCTGAGTCCAAGGCCTTCAGCATGGCCGGAACGGTGTTTTCTGGCAACAGTCCACGCGCTCCACGGTGACCTTCCTTATCAAAGGCAGGTAACGCTACAGACGATTGCTGGGTTGGCTTGTTTTGTGACATACTACTGGTGGTGCATGCTATGAGCAGGAGTAGGGTAGCGAAAAAAAAGGATCTGATACGGCACATGGTTAAGAAGTTTGTTCTGGCACAAAAATGAGGTACTCTGCATCGAAATAAAACCTCAGGAGCTATACTTTACAATTACTTAACAAGTAGCAGTACCTATAGATATATCCTCGACTTCGCTGCTAAGTCCTTATTTCTTGCTGTAGTCTCTGGCACCAAAGATGCCGCTGCCTACCCGGATCATGGTGCTTCCTTCTTCAACTGCTATTCTCCAATCCGAAGTCATGCCCATAGATATCTCCTTAAAGTCGTTATTGGCGAAGAAGTAGGTTTCTTTTAAGCGGTCAAAGCAGCTACGCAATTGACGAAACTCCTGGCGAAGTTTCTCCTCATTGTCTGTGTTGGTTGCAATGCCCATCACACCCGTCAGGCGAATGTAGTGCATGCTGCGGAATTCTTCTGACTGTACTAGTGACTCGGCTTCTTTCAGTGTCATACCAAACTTTGTTTCCTCGTCAGCGATAGAAATTTGAAGCATACAGTTAATTGGATGTGTTCGGCCAAACATCTCAGCGCGCTTGTTTATCTCTTTCAGAAGCTTGAGGCTGTCAACAGACTGTATG is a genomic window containing:
- a CDS encoding bifunctional 5,10-methylenetetrahydrofolate dehydrogenase/5,10-methenyltetrahydrofolate cyclohydrolase, with the translated sequence MTLLDGKKTSEAIQNEIAAEVAAIKAKGGKIPHLAAVLVGNDGGSVTYVTNKVATCERIGFGSSLIRYEDTVTEEELLNKIKELNEDEEVDGFIVQLPLPKHIDTEKVIEAIDPKKDVDGFHPTNVGRMVAGLPAYLPATPAGILQLLQRYEIDTKGKHCVVVGRSNIVGTPMSILMAKGGYPGNATVTLCHRNTVDLAYHTRQADIIIVAVGQPGLITADMVKEGAVVIDVGTTRVPDASRKSGFRLRGDVDFDNVAEKCSYITPVPGGVGPLTIAMLMTNTLRASKKEVYG
- a CDS encoding 7-carboxy-7-deazaguanine synthase QueE, giving the protein MEETKTFKTASIHQVPKDGSLLPLMEAFYTIQGEGGNTGTAAYFIRLGGCDVGCHWCDVKESWDAEQHPLTPIEDIVETAAAYPGKAVVITGGEPLLYNLAPLTEQLQARGIKTFIESSGAYAVSGNWDWFCLSPKKFKQPDPSVYPFADELKVVIFNKSDFKWAEEHAAKVGESCSLYLQPEWSKAQEITPLIVEYVKNNPKWRVSLQTHKYMDIP
- a CDS encoding OmpA family protein, coding for MKYKPLLTAFLLMLGTASMAQTSKLSTTSAKAERLYEKADAYVRARDFDRALQSLNEAIEKDPKFAEAYIRAASLYKILGNKAAAFENLEKGLPLLPFSKGQSNNYYEFAELYFDRGNYQAAKEWYETFLKTGSTNAKQVEWARRQIKTAAFAQEAMEQPVQFNPEQLPGTLNRFGLQYFPYTTADQRYFIYTARQSGRPDHDENIYVSERKGEEWQAPVSISDNINSPANEGAATISGDGKTLVFTSCNRPDTQGDCDLYISFRTGSEWSKPQNMGKAVNSKAWDSQPSLSADGRTLYFTSTRGGGVGKEDIWVTHRNDDGSWQKPVNLGREVNSTGRDMAPSIHMSGSTLYFVSDGHIGLGGLDIFKTNLKENGKWTEPQNLGYPLNTHADEGSLFITPDSEIGYYSRQVNTDAGVPGIQLYRFDVPTEWRSRVNSTYAQGRVFDADSKKPISAQVQLYDVEADSLVQQVGSDKVSGEYTVVLTQGKQYALYVSAPNYLMNSRSFDYTSSKALSPIALDVYLEPIKSGAAMVLSNLFFDTGKYALEKKSKTELDKLVTFLQQNPKVKIEISGHTDNVGSDQANQVLSERRAKSVVDYLASHGISKERFRHKGYGETRPVKPNKSEEDRQMNRRIEMRIL
- the pyrE gene encoding orotate phosphoribosyltransferase translates to MDSTTTAHQVASFLLETEAVKLRPEQPFKWSSGWNSPIYCDNRVTLSFPYIRSYIKQQLAELVKQQYPDAEAIAGVATAGIAQGTLVADLLEMPFLYVRPEPKKHGMGNQIEGRLLEGQKVVMIEDLISTGGSSLKAAEAVKAAGAEVVGMAAIFTYGFALAEENFHNAGIPLHCLSNYSALVEAAAKQGYIQESAMDTLAEWRKSPNTWGV
- a CDS encoding NUDIX hydrolase, encoding MNVFINDIPLILKKATDKVYKHEYDLILKSSEHFTSKDLVGDVLIKDADPQLIDRLVRLMEVKKLKKLRSLTLVADKKKKLIEHLKDQFKIVKAAGGLVLKDGKILMIYRLGVWDLPKGKLEKKEKVQQGALREVEEECNIKVEIAEKLPKTWHSYAYKGKKILKKTSWYRMECTDDSLMKPQAEEFIEEVRWMSPEEVMEVLPKAYTSIAFIIQHYLQSLKTGKV
- the coaD gene encoding pantetheine-phosphate adenylyltransferase, which encodes MKRIALFPGSFDPFTNGHYDVVMRGAKLFDEVVVAIGNNSSKQRYIPIERMHQVMTRLFEDQPNIKVETFKGLTAEYAREIGAQFLLRGLRNTTDFEYENTIAQANRHVNHDLESVFLITSPHLAAISSSIIREIHRFGGNVDEFIPFRFSEIADSVG
- a CDS encoding DUF3822 family protein codes for the protein MPTIAYTGRQDTLNTINTHYRLSHKIQDEAFSPSQASQCNLYIALSQKAIRIAVANTERNKFVVLEDYELITIFSPMQIGEQLRLIAQENPLLQEQNWNLVRVSVSNQHFTLVPETLYDPAHLQDYLRLHSDINPVQDEVLYYRHNGLEAINIFAIDKGLHQALQDLFPEQPLQIVHVTSSLIRSILHQTPRTNLRSMYAFVERNYVTLLVIGPGGLEFCNIFNYVSPEDFIYYIIFIMQEQKMNPEQETLTVWGDITHDSSLFNILQKYIRQIKLGKKPSDIEYSYKFHDLFEHRYFELYSLHLCE
- a CDS encoding NUDIX domain-containing protein; protein product: MPDLNPNAAAYADKLRIRVCGICIKDDKLVVVRHGKTIDNYAFWAPPGGGLQYGESMQDCLKREFLEETGLQVEVGRFLYVNEFLHPPLHAVEFFFEVQTLEGELATGYDPEAQAEGQLIEHVQWMSVKELQNIPRQDKHRVLQLLLSLDDLLGLPHNFMP